The sequence GTTGTTGAGGAAATCCCAATTATCTACTATCCCAGAAAAAGCCCTTCGAAATTACATAGTTTTGCAGATGGATGGCGACATATACGGTTCATTCTACTCTTACGTCCATTGAGATTTTTGATTGTACCCGGACTTGTCTTTATCATCACCGGATTATTACTCATGGGAGTAGTAAGTTTTTCCAGAACTGTAGAGTTACAGGGCCTTCATTCATTTATTCTGGGAGACATTTTCATGCTCGGAGGCCTGCAGTTTCTTTTTTCCGGGCTTGTGATGAAATCATATAGTGTAACACACCGGTTAGATGACTGTGGTCCATGGTTTTCCCGTATTCTTAAATACCATTCATTAGAGAAGATTCTGGTTATTGGGTTTATCTTTATGGCTGCAGGTTTTTTGAGTGGATTGTATATATTAGTAAATTATGTGACAACTACAGGTCCACTTATGCAGATTACCAACGCTGTATTATCACTTACCAGCGTAATAATCGGACTACAATTAATCTTTACTGCGCTCCATGTAAGTATGATGCTTCTGCGTTGTGAACGGGAGGGCTGCGGATTTTTGGGATAAATTATACCAGATTTTCCTTTATTGGTTTATGATAAAAATGCAATATTTTTCATACTATTCTCCCATACCCAATTTCTCTGGCTCTTGAACCTCCCATCTCACAATGTTTCGGCTTTCTGGATCAAAAACAATTCCAATTTCATATATAGGGAGAATATCTTTTCGATATTTCTCTGCATATCCTTTTTTCCGAAGTTGTTCAAGTGGGTTTTCTATTTTTTCCCGATTTGATCCTAATACTTTAAATTCAAACAACCAAATTGCTTTATTCGTCTTTATTGTGAGATCTATCTGCCCAAGATTTGTAGTGTCCTCTGGTATTACTTCATATCCAAGACTTGCAAAATACGTATATATAACACTCGCATAATATCCCTCAAACCGGGAGATATGGTTTTTCCGATACCAATCATGAGGAATCGAGGCGAAAAAAGCATGGAACAGAGTATGTAATCCGGATATATCGCCCGCATCAAGGAGAGCATAAAGACGATCACGATTTTCGGGAGCGTTTCTTCCACTCAGTGCTTCAGAGAAGAGTGTATTTAATGAAGTCCGAACCTCAATATTTGGAAATCCTAGCACACACCGAAGACCCCGGACAAGATCCGCAGACCATTCTTTTATAGTCAGATACCCACTCTGAAAGAGAAGTGTCTCCATTCTGATGTGTTCCGGATCAAATGAGCCAAGGATCTCTTCACCGGTTATTAATCCATCATAATCTGCAGGGAGGCGAGGGTCAGTTTTCCAGATTTTTATGAGGAATGACGGTGTTCCGGTCTCAAACCAATAAGGTCTAAATATACCCTGATCCAGAAACAAAAGGATATCAAAAGGATTGTAGACAGATTCACCGGTCCAGGAGTACCCATTATACCATCTGGAGATGTCATGAATGTCATACCCAGAGATCCTGTCGCCAAAAACGTTGATTAGATCCTGTCCCGTGTATCCACAAATAGATGAATATCGTGTGTCTATGGTGATGTCTTTCAGATTATTCAGGCCTGAGAAAATCCCTGTTTTTACAAATTTTGAGACCCCGGTCAGGAATACAAATCGCAGGTGAAGATCAAGTGGTTTTATCGCTCCGTAAAAATCCTTGAGAATATCACGCATTTTAGCCGAAAGAGATGGATCTTCAAGATTGTCAAGAATTGGTTTATCATATTCATCGATGAGGATCACAATTGGGCTTTTTGTCTTTGATGCAATATTTGGAATAAGATAGAAAAGCCGTTCTCCAGGAGAACCGTGAGTTTTTTCGGTTTGGTATTGTTCCTCCCACTGGTCTAATATCCGGTCAAGCCTTCCGATGAGATCCTGTTCGATTCTAAAGGTTCCACCAGCAAAATCAACTCGCAGGACAGGGTACACCTTCTCAAAATCCCATCCGGATTCAGGAGTTGTAAGATATAATCCAGAAAATAGTTCCACTTTCCCAGAGAAGGCACAATCGATGGTGTCAATAAACAGGCTTTTTCCAAACCTGCGAGGCCGGGAGAGAAAATAGTATGATCCATTCCGAACGATATCAGAAATAAAGGGCGTTTTGTCAACATATGCATACCCACCGGTTCGGATCTTTTCAAAAGACTGTATTCCAATGGGAAGTTTCTGAGAGACCATATCTGTTATGATATTAATTGCAGGATATCATCAGATTTGTTATAATTTTTTTTTTGTGATTATCAAAAAAAGGAAAGTGAAGGTCTGGAGCGAATAAATTCTCTGACAAGAGTTGTCTTACCCATTTGTCTTCCTCCAGTGATAACGAGAAATGAGAAAGTTATTTACTGGCTCATCCATAATTTTTCTTGTAAAAACTCTGGTATTCACCGGAGATCACACTTTTCACCCAATTTCGATGTACCAGATACCATTGGATTGTGTTCCGGATTCCTTCTTCAAAAGAAGTTTCTGGTACCCACCCTAATTCCCGCTGGATTTTTGAGGCATCTATTGCATATCTCCGGTCATGACCGAGCCTGTCGGTAACATACGATATCAGGTCTTCATTGATATCCGAATCTCCAGTCATTTCACTAAGAAACTGCAATATTGTCTTTACAATAAAGATATTTTCCCGTTCATTTGAACCACCGATATTGTATACTTCACCCGCTTTTCCTTTATGAAAAGCTAGGTCTATTGCACGGCAATGATCCATGACATAGAGCCAGTCGCGGATCTGTCGGCCATCTCCATATACCGGAATGGACTGATGATCCAAGGCCCGGGTGATTATCAAAGGGATGAGTTTTTCCGGGAATTGATATGGCCCATAATTATTCGAGCATCGGGTGATGACCACAGGCATGCTAAAGGTATCATGATATGCTTTTACAATGAGATCTGATCCTGCTTTACTTGCTGAATAGGGACTATGGGGATCAAGTGGAGTTGTCTCTCTGAAGAGACCATCCGGGCCGAGTGCGCCATAGACCTCGTCGGTGGATACCTGAAGAAATGTGGTGTTCTCTTTCCATTTTCCATCCCTCAGCCATGCTGTTTTTGCTGCATCAAGGAGCGTATGTGTCCCCAGGATGTTTGTTCGTAGGAATATGGCAGGATCATGTATGGATCTATCCACATGTGATTCTGCTGCAAAATTGATAACTCCCTGAATGTCATAGCGATTGAATGTAGCTTTGATCTGTTCAGGATCCGTTATATCTCCTTTCACAAAATGAAATCTCTTCTTCTCCCCTTCTGGGATATTACTTAAATTGTCAAGATTTCCTGCATATGTAAGAGCATCAAAACCAATTAGGGAGTCACCTGGATGGTCTTTGAGGTACTGGTAGACAAAATTTGAGCCAATAAAACCAGCTACTCCGGTAACAAGAATATTCATGTTATATCCTTCCAATTTCATGTAAAAAGCGATCGACTGCGTCCTGCCATGAAGGCATAGTGTATCCCATTACCTGGGTAATTCCAAAGTTATCAAGTGCTGAAAAACTGGGACGAATGGCGGGTGTTTTAAATTCACCACTTTTTCCAGGAACAAGATCCCCTGTCCATCCTATTTTTTGAAGGATGTATGAAGCAAAATCGTATCTTGAACAAAACCCTGCATTGGTGCAATGATATAATCCATATTGACCGGTTTTAATGAGATCAAGAGTCGCTTTTGCAAGATCATAAGTATAGGTTGGTGATGATATCTGATCATCGACAACGGTAATTAAATCCTGTTTTTCACTCCATTCCAGAACCTTTTTGACAAAATTCATGTTTCCAGACCCAAACACCCATGAGATTCGAATGAGATAATAGGAATGTGCATGCCTCAAAACCTGCTGCTCTCCCAGGAGTTTGCTCTCCCCATATTTGCTTATTGGTGTGGGAAAGTCTACAATTGTATATGGTCTATCTATCTGACCATTAAAGACATAATCCGTAGAATAATGGACCAGAACTGCACCGACCATGTTCGCTGCCAGGGCAAGGTTCTTCGGTCCTGTTCCATTAACAAAAAATGCCTTCTCCCATTCTTTTTCTGCCATATCAACAGCATTGTATGCAGCACAATTAACAATGAAATCAGGGTGAGTTTTACTCACATACTCAAGCACAGTATAATAATCAGTGATGTCAAGATCCTGGGAACTACATGGCAGGACTTCATATCGACTTCTTCTACATAAATTCGTCATATCCTGACCAAGCTGACCATGGGCACCAGTAATGAGCAGTTTCATGATCTTCTAATCCTGGTTGTATAGAAAAGGTGATTTAAGTTCAGCAAGAGTTGGGTGAATGGTGTCTTTTTCAGATAATATTGGAGATTTTAAACCAATAACGTCAAGGGGCCAGGGTATGGAAAGGGTTGGATCATTCCAGTGGAGTCCTGCATCTCCCACAGGATAATAGAAATCAGTAACTTTGTACATCACTTCAGTATTATCCTGCAAAACAAGAAATCCATGCGCAAACCCGGTTGGAACAAAAAGCATCGCTGGATGTTCCTCACTGAGGATTACTGCAAAATGTTCTCCAAAGGTTGGGGATCCTACCCGGATATCTACCGCTACATCATAGATAGAACCCTTTAGGACACGGACCAGTTTTCCCTGTGCATGAGGGTATTGATAATGAAGACCACGAAGCACACCTTTTTGCGACTTTGAATGATTATCCTGGACGAACTCGTCAATAATACCTGCCTGAGAGAAATCATTTTTATTGTAACTCTCCACAAAGAATCCCCGCGAGTCTTTAAAAAACTGGGGTTCCATAAGAAGGACTCCATCAAGAGTTGTTTGTTTTACGGTAATTTTTCCCATTTATTCCCTTCTATTTCCATTGGCAAGAGCAATCAGGTATTGGCCATATTCAGTTTTATCCAGACAATTTGCCAACTCTAAAAGTTGATTGCGGGTAATATACCCCTGCTGGTATGCGATCTCTTCAATACAGGCTACGTACAGTCCTTGTCTTTTTTGAATTGTCTCTATGAATTGAGCGGCTTCAAGGAGAGAGTCATGAGTCCCGGAATCAAGCCATGCCATCCCTCTACCAAAAAGTTCCACCTTCAGGTTTCCCTTTTCCAGATATTTTTTATTTACATCAGTAATCTCAATTTCTCCACGTGCTGAGGGTTTCAGATTTTTCGCAATGGATACTACGTCATTATCATAGAAATATAAACCAGGAACAGCAAAGTGGGATTTTGGTTTTTGGGGTTTTTCTTCAATTGAGATGGCGTTTCCATCCAAATCAAATTCGACAACACCAAATGCTGTGGGATCTCGGACATAATATCCAAAAATTGTTGCTCCGCTTTCATGTGCCACAGCCCGTTTGAGAATTTCAGAAAAGTGCTGACCATAAAATATGTTATCACCCAATATCAGGGCAACCCGGTCAGAACCAATAAACTTTTCTCCAACAATAAATGCATCTGCGAGTCCTCGTGGCTCCTCCTGGATTGCATAAGAAAGAGAGAGGCCTAATTGTTTCCCATCTCCAAAGAGTTCCTCATATAGTGGAAGATCACGAGGGGTAGAGATGAGCAAAATCTCTTTTATCCCGGATAACATGAGAATGGAGAGGGGATAATAAATCAGAGGTTTATCATAAACCGGAAGCAGGTGCTTTGATATTGTCTTTGTCAAAGGGTACAGTCGAGTTCCTGCTCCTCCGGCAAGAATAATTCCTTTTATCGTCACAAGTCATCAATGAGGTGGTATAATAAGTGTTAGATTAAATCATAATAATATCTTGGCTCTTGCATGAACATTTATGCTTCATTACACCGATTAATAATTCAGATTTGTGTGAAAGTCGCTATTTTTCATGACTATTTTTCAACTATTGGCGGGGGTGAAAGAGTGGTTATGGCAATTGCAAATTGCCTTCATGCAGATATCTATACTACTGATTGTTCAATGCCAGAATGGTTTGATCCTTTGAAAAAAACTCATTCATTAGGAGAAGTATCAGAAAAGCCTTTTTTGAGACAGATGGGAGCGGCGAAACTGTTTTGGCAGAGCGATCTGTCAGATAAGTATGATATGTTTGTTTTTAGTGGAAACTGGGCTCATCATGCCTCCCGAAATCATAATCCTTCACTTTATTACTGTCATACACCAATAAGGGCACTCTATGATCTGTACCCGGTTTTTCAAAATCGCTTCCCATATCCGATTAGAACCGCATTCTCGAGTTGGGCATCGGTCATGAGAGTCCTGGATAGGCAATCAATAAAGAAAATTGATGGCATTGTTGCAAATTCGAAAAATGTTCAAGGACGAATCAGACAATATTACTTCCGTGAAGCCCCTGTCATATACCCTCCAGTTGATACGTCCCTTTATTCCTGTCGAGAGTGTGAGAACTATTGGTTGTCAGTAAATCGTCTTTATCCGGAAAAACGGATTGATCTTCAGATTGAAGCATTCTCCCATATGCCTGACCAAAACCTGATCATTGTTGGCGGTACAAGTTCAGGAGATCATGCAGCTCCGTACTCTCAATATATCAGAAGAATCGCCGATACGCATAGCAACGTCACAATTCTTGGTCAAATTCCGGATTTTGAATTAATAAATCTTTATTCACACTGCCGAGGACTCATATGTACAGCGATTGATGAAGATTTTGGAATTACTCCATTAGAAGCAATGGCGAGTGGAAAACCAGTTATCGCCGTTGCAGAAGGGGGATTTGTTGAGACTGTCACCCCGGAATGCGGGAAGTTAATACAACCTGATGTGAAATCAATTATTGAGGCAGTGGAAAAAATATCCCGTCATCCGGAAACATATCTTGAAGCCTGTAAGATGAGAGCATCTGAATTTGATATTAAGATCTTTAATACTGCTATCATCAATGCAGTGACAAAAACTTATGAAACATGGTCACATTCAGTATAATTATTCCGAACTATAACGGGATTGCATTTCTTGGACCATGTATTGACTCTATACTTGCCCAAGAATTTCAGGACTTTGAAATAATTCTAGTAGATAATGCATCAAAAGATAGAAGTGTATCGTTTGTTCGTGTAACATATCCAGATGTTCAAATAATCATGAATCATCAGAATCGCGGATATGCAGGAGGGTGTAATGATGGTGCCCGGGTAGCAAAAGGTGATTTTTTTCTTTTCCTGAATACTGACACAACGCTCCACCCACAATTCCTAATAAAAATACATGAAGGAATATCTGAATATCCTAATTATGGGATGTATGCACCGAAAATGCTGTATCCAGATGGAAGAATTAACTCTACTGGTATATGTTTCTCGCTATCCGGAGCAGCCTGGGACCGGGGAATGGGAGAAGAAGATACCGGACAATATAACAATTCTGAAGATATCCTCGGACCATGTGGAGGAGCAGCAGTGTTTAGAAAAGAGACTTTTTTTGATGCTGGTGAATTTGATGATGATTTTTTTTTATTTATGGAGGATGTCGATCTTGTCTTCCGGGTACAATGTGCAGGATGGAAATGCAGATACATACCAGATGCCGTGGTGTTTCATCATCACGGAGGAACAGCCGGGGTTGATTCCGACATTACAATATATTATGGAAATCGAAATATTCTCTGGTATCCAGTCAAGGTTTTTCCATTATGGTTATTGTTATTATCTATGCCATGGATAATTGGGCGGACAATCGGAATAATTATTTATTATACATTTCATGGAAAAGGGAAAATTGCAATCCAATCTAAGTGGGATGCGCTCAGGGGCCTTTTTTTAATGGTAAAAAAAAGAAGGTATATTAGCCATGCTCATTTTCAAATTTCTAGTATCCGACACTGCTTTTTTGGTTTCGCATTCAATAATAAAAGATTTTTATAATGATACAAAAAATTGATATGAATAAGTTAAAAATAAATTCATTTCCATTAGTCAGCATTGTAATTCCAAATTATAACGGTCTTCAATATTTGGAGAGATGTCTCAATTCAGTTCAGAATCAATCTTACACCAATACAGAGACGATATTTGTTGATAATGGATCTGTTGACGAAAGTTGTGATTACGTCGCAAAAAATTTCCCTTGGGTTTTGATAATAAAAAATTCAAAAAACCTCGGATTTTCAGGCGGAGTAAACACTGGCATTCGGGCATCGAAGGGTGAATATATTTTTACTCTCAATACTGATACAGAACTTGATCCGGATTGTCTTTTGCATTTAGTTCATGAATTAGAATTATTTCCCAATGTTGGATTATGCGGGCCGAAGGTACTGTTCTTTGATGGAAAAATTAATTCGACGGGGTTGAATAAAATTCTTACTAAATGTAAAGCAATTTCAAGAGATTTAGTATTGTTTACAAAAATGTTTGATGGTGTTAATCCTTCATCACGGATATTATTATCCCCTAATTAGGAAGTTTTTAAGATGGCAATTTTTAATCATAGTAATTTATTATGGAATTTCGTTAAAAGAGACCTACAACAACGCTATGTTGGTTCTCTTCTTGGTATTTACTGGTCATTTATCAATCCTCTCGTTACATTAATCATTTATATCATTGTTTTTGGTTTTTTTTTAAAAATGAGAATTCCAGGAAGTGACAGTATCTTTGATTTCTCCCTCTACTTCGCTGCAGGGTTTCTTCCTTGGGTTGCGTTTCAGTCCACGGTAATGAGAGCATCCCAGGCAATTATTGATAATAAAAACTATATCAAAAAAGTGCCATTTCCCAGTGAGATATTTCCGATCTATATTACCATATCAGAATCAATCAACCTCGTAATCGGTCTTTTGATATATTTCCTGATCTTTTTTACTCTCAAGGGAATTCCGGGGATTATGGTTCTGATTCTACCTTTTCTTATCATTCTACAAATATTTTTTACTCTGGGTTTTTCTTTCCTGTTCTCAGCTGCAACTGTTTTTTTCAGGGACATTCCACAGATAATAAATTCAGTATTTCAGGTGTGGTTCTGGGTTACTCCAATTGTGTATGTTATTACCATTGTGCCTGAAGAGATCAGGTGGATACTCTATCTGAATCCCCTGTATTATATTTTGGAATTTTATCGGGATTCACTACTTTATAATACATTTCCTGATATGATGAATATGGGAGTTATTATACTTATTACAATTGTGCTCTTCGCTCTCTCTCTATATATATTTCGCTCTGTTAAGCGGGGGTTTGGTGAATTAATATGAATGAATATGCCATTGAAGTAAATAACCTTTCAAAGATGTTTAAATTGTATCCATCTCAGGGAAAACGACTACTTGATTATGTTTCTTTCGGTAAAAAGAAATATTATCAGGAATTCTGGGCACTCCAAGATATTTCCTTTACCGTGCCCAAAGGATCTACATTCGGCATTCTCGGGCAGAATGGGTCAGGAAAAAGTACTCTCCTCTCAATCCTTGCCGGAGTATTAGAGCCATCCGGAGGTTTTTTTTTGGCAAGGGGGAAAGTATCTGCGATATTGGAATTAGGTGCCGGGTTCCATCCGGAGTTTACCGGACGAGCAAACGTGTACATGTATGGCTCGATTATGGGTCTTTCGAAAGAGGAGGTTGATAAGCGGATGTCAGATATAATCTACTTTTCAGAACTTGGTGATTTTATCGACCAACCTCTCCGTACATATTCATCAGGTATGTATGCCAGACTTGCATTCTCTGTTGCGGTGAATGTAAATGCAGATATTCTTATTGTTGATGAAGCACTGGCTGTCGGGGATGCACTTTTTCAGCATCGATGTTTTCGTAAGATCCACGAAATGAAAGAATCCGGAAAAACAATCCTTTATGTTGGTCACGATACTGAAGCAGTCCGGGGCCTGTGTGATCATGCAATGATTCTGGATGGGGGACGTATGCTTGAATTAGGGGATTCAGCGATGATTGCAAATAAATATCTAGCCTTGATTGCTGAACGTGAGCAGAAATATTATGAAGCCAATCTTCAGGAGTATGGAGAAAAACCGGATGAGAATTGGGAGACAATATATAATTTCATTGATCACCTGGCAAAAGCGGATAAGAAGATCCAGACACCTGAAAGTATTCGGGAATTGCGAGTTGATATAAAAAATGCACCAAGAAGAACAATCTTTGCTCATCCCCCTTCTGAGTTACAGTACCGTGTTCCGGTAAATCCTGGGACCATGTTATCATTTGCGATCGGTATTTATCCAAGTGCATACGATTTTATTGCTCATGGGATGCGTTTCTCTGTGATAATCAATGATGATGTGGTTTTTTCTCATGTCCTTGAACCTCATGAGAATACATCCGACCGGGGCTGGCATAACCAGATGATCAGTCTTTCTGCATATGAGGGAAAAGATGTAATTATCCGGTTTATTACTGAGGGTTCCCAGCAGGATATCAGTTACTGCTGGGGAGGGTGGGGATGGCCTGTATTGTTATGTCCAATTAATCCAAAAGTGAGTCAGAATTTAGAAAGACCAAAGATAAGGACCGGGACCCGTAGGATTGAAATTATTGAAGCGAAAATATGTGATGAGAAGGGATTATCAGTTTCTTCAATTGAATATGGAGATTATTTTTATATCCACATGATAATTAAGGCAAATGAATCTATTAATGAACCAATAACAGTTGGTACAACAGTTCGAAATAAGCACGTTACGATAACGGGAATCAACACGTTATGGGGAAAATGTGATATTAAATCTTTAGAGAGGAACGAACAATTAAAAGTGTCTTTCAAATATCATGGTATATTAACTTCCGGTATTTATTTTATTACACCAGCAGTTGCTCTTGCTGATAATAATTCTAATGAAATCGAAAGATTTGATCGATTTGAAGATGAACTAATATTAAATATTAAATCTAAAATGAAATTTGAAGGATTTGTAAATCTTTCAGATGGAATAATAATAGGATCAGAAAATAATTAGGTGTTACAAATGTTAGATTGGACTGGAGAAAGATATTTACCTTATATTGATTTTTGGGATGTAGAGATACATTATGAACACCTGCATCGTTATGCCTTTGCATCGCACCTTGTTCGTGGCAAAGATGTCCTGGATCTTGCATCAGGTGAAGGATATGGTAGTTATATACTTGCCAGAGAAGCAAGCAAAGTTGTTGGAATTGACATTGATCCAGAATCAGTCAGACATGCTGAAAACCGTTACTTTAAAGCAAATCTTGAATATATCCAAGGATCAATATGCAATGTTCCAATCCCCGGAGAAGGACTTTTTGATGTCATAGTCTGTTTTGAAGCAATGGAACATATTGAGAATCATGAACAGCTGGTTTCTGAAATAAAACGGCTTTTAAAAAAGGATGGGCTGATTATTATCTCAACACCAAATAAACAGGTATATACAGATGAACCTGATTATCACAATCCATTTCATGTAAAAGAACTCTATTTCAATGAATTTAAACATCTTCTTAAGAATTATTTCTCGGATGTTGCGTTCTTTGGGCAAAGGGTATTAGCAGGATCACTTCTTTGGAGTCTATATCCTCAAGGGAACTTTAATGCCATCGATTTTAAGATGAAAAGAGATGAGAATTCCTTTAATTTCACTGAAGATGATAATAATATAGTATACTATGTTGCAATTGCATCAAATAGAGATTTAGGTGACCTTAAAAGCACACGCAGTTGTTGTATTGATATATCTAACACCCTGATTTCAAAGAAAAATGCCCACATAAAGCAGATACAGGGGGACTGTGATAACCGAGTTCAGGACTACGAAAACAGGATTCTGGGCTACGAAAGCCGTGTTCAGGACTACGAAAACAGGATTCTGGGCTACGAAAGCCGTGTTCAGGACTACGAAAACAGGATTCTGGGCTACGAAAACCAAGTTCAGGAGTACGAGGCTCATATTCAGGGCTACGAAAACCAAGTTCAGGAGTACGAGGCTCATATTCAGGGCTACGAAAACCAAGTTCAGGAGTACGAGGCTCATATTCAGGGCTACAAAAACCAAGTTCAGGAGTACGAGGCTCATATTCAGGGCTACAAAAACCAAGTTCAGGAGTACGAGGCTCATATTCAGGGCTACAAAAACCAAGTTCAGGAGTACGAGGCTCATATTCAGGGCTACGAAAACCAAGTTCAGGAGTAC comes from Methanospirillum hungatei and encodes:
- a CDS encoding glycosyltransferase family 2 protein, coding for MTPLVSIIIPALNEEDTIGSCLEKVKAGCLKKNISYEIIVADSSTDATPEIAREHGARVIKPKKRGYGNAYLSAFSHAHGEIIVIGDADDTYDFSIIPELIQPIIRGKADLVIGSRLKGEILPNSMPWLHQYIGNPLLTRLLNFTFHSRFSDTHSGMRAISKEALGRLQLHTGGMEFASEMLIEAARKGLVVEEIPIIYYPRKSPSKLHSFADGWRHIRFILLLRPLRFLIVPGLVFIITGLLLMGVVSFSRTVELQGLHSFILGDIFMLGGLQFLFSGLVMKSYSVTHRLDDCGPWFSRILKYHSLEKILVIGFIFMAAGFLSGLYILVNYVTTTGPLMQITNAVLSLTSVIIGLQLIFTALHVSMMLLRCEREGCGFLG
- a CDS encoding ATP-binding protein encodes the protein MVSQKLPIGIQSFEKIRTGGYAYVDKTPFISDIVRNGSYYFLSRPRRFGKSLFIDTIDCAFSGKVELFSGLYLTTPESGWDFEKVYPVLRVDFAGGTFRIEQDLIGRLDRILDQWEEQYQTEKTHGSPGERLFYLIPNIASKTKSPIVILIDEYDKPILDNLEDPSLSAKMRDILKDFYGAIKPLDLHLRFVFLTGVSKFVKTGIFSGLNNLKDITIDTRYSSICGYTGQDLINVFGDRISGYDIHDISRWYNGYSWTGESVYNPFDILLFLDQGIFRPYWFETGTPSFLIKIWKTDPRLPADYDGLITGEEILGSFDPEHIRMETLLFQSGYLTIKEWSADLVRGLRCVLGFPNIEVRTSLNTLFSEALSGRNAPENRDRLYALLDAGDISGLHTLFHAFFASIPHDWYRKNHISRFEGYYASVIYTYFASLGYEVIPEDTTNLGQIDLTIKTNKAIWLFEFKVLGSNREKIENPLEQLRKKGYAEKYRKDILPIYEIGIVFDPESRNIVRWEVQEPEKLGMGE
- the rfbB gene encoding dTDP-glucose 4,6-dehydratase encodes the protein MNILVTGVAGFIGSNFVYQYLKDHPGDSLIGFDALTYAGNLDNLSNIPEGEKKRFHFVKGDITDPEQIKATFNRYDIQGVINFAAESHVDRSIHDPAIFLRTNILGTHTLLDAAKTAWLRDGKWKENTTFLQVSTDEVYGALGPDGLFRETTPLDPHSPYSASKAGSDLIVKAYHDTFSMPVVITRCSNNYGPYQFPEKLIPLIITRALDHQSIPVYGDGRQIRDWLYVMDHCRAIDLAFHKGKAGEVYNIGGSNERENIFIVKTILQFLSEMTGDSDINEDLISYVTDRLGHDRRYAIDASKIQRELGWVPETSFEEGIRNTIQWYLVHRNWVKSVISGEYQSFYKKNYG
- the rfbD gene encoding dTDP-4-dehydrorhamnose reductase, which encodes MKLLITGAHGQLGQDMTNLCRRSRYEVLPCSSQDLDITDYYTVLEYVSKTHPDFIVNCAAYNAVDMAEKEWEKAFFVNGTGPKNLALAANMVGAVLVHYSTDYVFNGQIDRPYTIVDFPTPISKYGESKLLGEQQVLRHAHSYYLIRISWVFGSGNMNFVKKVLEWSEKQDLITVVDDQISSPTYTYDLAKATLDLIKTGQYGLYHCTNAGFCSRYDFASYILQKIGWTGDLVPGKSGEFKTPAIRPSFSALDNFGITQVMGYTMPSWQDAVDRFLHEIGRI
- the rfbC gene encoding dTDP-4-dehydrorhamnose 3,5-epimerase, whose product is MGKITVKQTTLDGVLLMEPQFFKDSRGFFVESYNKNDFSQAGIIDEFVQDNHSKSQKGVLRGLHYQYPHAQGKLVRVLKGSIYDVAVDIRVGSPTFGEHFAVILSEEHPAMLFVPTGFAHGFLVLQDNTEVMYKVTDFYYPVGDAGLHWNDPTLSIPWPLDVIGLKSPILSEKDTIHPTLAELKSPFLYNQD
- a CDS encoding glycosyltransferase: MAIANCLHADIYTTDCSMPEWFDPLKKTHSLGEVSEKPFLRQMGAAKLFWQSDLSDKYDMFVFSGNWAHHASRNHNPSLYYCHTPIRALYDLYPVFQNRFPYPIRTAFSSWASVMRVLDRQSIKKIDGIVANSKNVQGRIRQYYFREAPVIYPPVDTSLYSCRECENYWLSVNRLYPEKRIDLQIEAFSHMPDQNLIIVGGTSSGDHAAPYSQYIRRIADTHSNVTILGQIPDFELINLYSHCRGLICTAIDEDFGITPLEAMASGKPVIAVAEGGFVETVTPECGKLIQPDVKSIIEAVEKISRHPETYLEACKMRASEFDIKIFNTAIINAVTKTYETWSHSV
- a CDS encoding glycosyltransferase family 2 protein, producing MVTFSIIIPNYNGIAFLGPCIDSILAQEFQDFEIILVDNASKDRSVSFVRVTYPDVQIIMNHQNRGYAGGCNDGARVAKGDFFLFLNTDTTLHPQFLIKIHEGISEYPNYGMYAPKMLYPDGRINSTGICFSLSGAAWDRGMGEEDTGQYNNSEDILGPCGGAAVFRKETFFDAGEFDDDFFLFMEDVDLVFRVQCAGWKCRYIPDAVVFHHHGGTAGVDSDITIYYGNRNILWYPVKVFPLWLLLLSMPWIIGRTIGIIIYYTFHGKGKIAIQSKWDALRGLFLMVKKRRYISHAHFQISSIRHCFFGFAFNNKRFL
- a CDS encoding glycosyltransferase family 2 protein, producing MIQKIDMNKLKINSFPLVSIVIPNYNGLQYLERCLNSVQNQSYTNTETIFVDNGSVDESCDYVAKNFPWVLIIKNSKNLGFSGGVNTGIRASKGEYIFTLNTDTELDPDCLLHLVHELELFPNVGLCGPKVLFFDGKINSTGLNKILTKCKAISRDLVLFTKMFDGVNPSSRILLSPN
- a CDS encoding ABC transporter permease, whose product is MAIFNHSNLLWNFVKRDLQQRYVGSLLGIYWSFINPLVTLIIYIIVFGFFLKMRIPGSDSIFDFSLYFAAGFLPWVAFQSTVMRASQAIIDNKNYIKKVPFPSEIFPIYITISESINLVIGLLIYFLIFFTLKGIPGIMVLILPFLIILQIFFTLGFSFLFSAATVFFRDIPQIINSVFQVWFWVTPIVYVITIVPEEIRWILYLNPLYYILEFYRDSLLYNTFPDMMNMGVIILITIVLFALSLYIFRSVKRGFGELI